A genomic segment from Clostridia bacterium encodes:
- a CDS encoding CBS domain-containing protein, whose amino-acid sequence MKVREIMTTDVMTADPDTTLETIATMMRDEDVGAIPIVDDDELVGIVTDRDIVLRCIAEGKDPAETTATDVLSEDLETASPDTYAEEAAEIMSRQQVRRLPVVEDGQLVGMVSIGDIAVKERDERVSGGALEGVSRGVRKSTGSAKSSGKKQPGGRSERSAQAKIRMPQPMGTPGRGEERAGRTTGRQADARAEAKRGQEVSPGDQGISNRTAGEELERNARVVPFRESKTARTRRKAS is encoded by the coding sequence ATGAAAGTTCGCGAGATCATGACAACCGATGTGATGACCGCCGATCCGGACACCACGCTGGAAACAATCGCGACGATGATGAGGGACGAAGATGTGGGCGCCATCCCGATCGTGGACGACGACGAACTGGTCGGCATTGTGACCGATCGCGATATCGTGCTGCGTTGCATCGCTGAAGGCAAAGACCCTGCGGAGACCACGGCGACGGATGTTCTGAGCGAAGACCTGGAAACGGCGAGCCCCGATACCTACGCGGAAGAAGCGGCCGAGATTATGTCCCGCCAGCAGGTACGCCGGTTGCCGGTGGTCGAAGACGGCCAACTGGTCGGCATGGTGTCTATCGGCGACATCGCAGTGAAGGAACGCGACGAACGGGTTTCCGGCGGCGCGCTGGAAGGCGTATCCCGCGGCGTCAGGAAATCAACAGGGAGCGCGAAGAGTTCGGGAAAGAAGCAGCCTGGCGGAAGAAGCGAGAGGAGCGCACAGGCGAAGATACGAATGCCGCAGCCGATGGGGACGCCGGGCAGGGGTGAAGAGCGCGCAGGTCGCACTACAGGCAGACAAGCGGACGCACGCGCCGAAGCTAAACGCGGACAGGAGGTAAGTCCCGGCGACCAAGGAATCAGCAACCGGACCGCGGGCGAGGAACTTGAGCGAAATGCGCGTGTTGTGCCTTTCCGCGAAAGCAAAACCGCGCGTACCCGGCGCAAGGCAAGTTGA
- a CDS encoding YtxH domain-containing protein yields MADYKTFGDYEYSEKNDAGRVILFLAIGIGVGALAGLLMAPKTGRQMRRTLRRKYEDARERIGNWGEQAGDVMERGSEWASTAKERVAPFARKMRRS; encoded by the coding sequence ATGGCCGATTACAAAACGTTTGGCGATTATGAGTATTCGGAAAAGAACGATGCGGGGAGGGTTATTTTATTTCTGGCGATTGGCATCGGCGTGGGTGCGCTGGCCGGATTGCTGATGGCCCCTAAAACCGGCAGGCAGATGCGCCGGACGCTGCGGCGCAAGTACGAGGACGCAAGGGAGCGTATCGGCAATTGGGGTGAGCAGGCGGGCGACGTGATGGAACGCGGGTCAGAGTGGGCGAGCACGGCGAAGGAACGGGTTGCCCCTTTCGCGCGCAAGATGCGCCGGAGCTGA
- a CDS encoding energy transducer TonB, whose translation MTTPAVNKPVAGTNQGETQAHDILPTLFGDGYGTYAVNRNSFVVSFLLNILFVAGFVGIGSYAYTHQDEVKQIITGQVIEISPYVLSQAEDQSGGGGGGGDRDKLASPKGALPKSARDQIVPPAVVVRNENPKLVVPPTVVAPEINLPQMANLGDPLSNVTGPASNGTGFGGGIGTGSGGGVGSGRGPGVGPGWGGGTGGGAYRVGGGVSAPRALYAPDPEYSEEARKAKYQGTVVLWVVVGPDGRPHDIRVQRSLGMGLDQKAMDAVRSWKFEPAKKDGQPVAVQINVEVNFRLY comes from the coding sequence ATGACGACACCAGCTGTGAACAAACCGGTTGCTGGTACGAATCAAGGCGAGACGCAGGCGCACGATATTCTGCCGACTCTTTTCGGCGATGGATACGGCACCTACGCCGTCAATAGGAATTCCTTCGTCGTCTCCTTTCTCCTGAATATCCTGTTTGTCGCGGGGTTCGTGGGGATAGGCAGTTACGCATATACCCATCAGGACGAAGTGAAGCAGATCATCACCGGCCAGGTTATTGAAATCAGCCCATACGTGCTGTCGCAGGCGGAAGACCAATCAGGCGGCGGTGGCGGCGGTGGTGACCGGGACAAGCTAGCAAGCCCGAAGGGCGCTTTGCCGAAGTCTGCTCGCGACCAGATCGTTCCGCCGGCGGTCGTAGTACGAAACGAGAACCCCAAGCTGGTTGTTCCGCCCACGGTTGTCGCCCCTGAAATCAACCTGCCTCAAATGGCGAATCTGGGTGACCCACTCTCCAACGTCACCGGTCCAGCCTCGAACGGCACGGGCTTCGGTGGCGGCATCGGCACCGGCTCCGGTGGTGGTGTAGGTTCCGGACGCGGTCCCGGCGTCGGTCCCGGCTGGGGCGGTGGAACCGGCGGCGGCGCATACCGCGTTGGCGGAGGCGTCAGCGCACCTCGTGCCCTGTACGCGCCCGATCCTGAATATTCAGAAGAAGCTCGCAAGGCCAAATATCAGGGCACGGTCGTCTTGTGGGTCGTCGTCGGGCCCGACGGTCGTCCGCATGATATTCGCGTGCAGCGCTCTTTGGGCATGGGCCTGGACCAGAAGGCCATGGACGCCGTCCGCAGTTGGAAGTTCGAGCCGGCAAAAAAGGATGGTCAGCCGGTCGCAGTCCAGATCAATGTGGAAGTGAACTTCCGGCTTTATTGA